One stretch of Halapricum desulfuricans DNA includes these proteins:
- a CDS encoding CBS domain-containing protein, producing MDIANIVSDDYVQFPPDSPVSKLVGTFDDPAVKGVVVRDDRFRGIVTRRQLATSHRQPDENIGSLVWHVPRLGPDEDVRKVAQLMLDSDTRLLPVFDGNELSGVVTDDGILEAVKPFLDAATVAEAYTSDLVTLGPDSTFGTALHVFRENRITHLPIVEDDTAIGILSLYDVTGLTVRSMQQSQGGEAGGTDSFGGNISSSTGRTHGGFGAREGELARVLDLPVRDVMTSPVRTIGPDATLETAVEEMFAIGGSSLVVTEDGHPHGIVTKTDVLDSLTWEAGGNRAVQVYGADLLDDVQYEDVVALIEKFDQRDGEMSLLDAKVHLHEHDEKLRGTPLLLARIRLHTDRGLYIASGEGYGASHALNEARDVLERRIRDRKTYAQTKKPPSEEFWEKRFGWLLEE from the coding sequence ATGGACATCGCGAACATCGTTTCGGACGACTACGTACAGTTCCCACCGGACAGCCCCGTCTCGAAGCTCGTTGGAACGTTCGACGACCCCGCGGTCAAGGGGGTCGTCGTACGAGACGATCGATTCAGGGGAATCGTCACCAGGAGACAGCTCGCTACCTCACACCGTCAGCCCGACGAGAACATCGGATCGCTGGTCTGGCACGTCCCCCGTCTCGGCCCCGACGAGGACGTCCGAAAGGTCGCACAGCTCATGCTCGACAGCGACACGCGGCTGCTTCCTGTCTTCGACGGGAACGAGCTTTCGGGTGTCGTGACAGACGACGGGATCCTCGAGGCGGTCAAGCCGTTCCTGGACGCGGCGACCGTCGCGGAGGCGTATACGTCGGATCTCGTCACGCTCGGGCCGGATTCGACGTTCGGAACGGCGCTCCACGTCTTCAGGGAGAACCGGATCACCCATCTCCCGATCGTCGAAGACGACACGGCGATCGGGATCCTCAGCCTCTATGACGTGACCGGCCTCACGGTCCGCTCGATGCAACAGAGTCAGGGCGGCGAGGCGGGCGGGACCGACTCGTTCGGCGGGAACATCTCTTCGAGCACCGGCCGGACACACGGCGGGTTCGGCGCGCGAGAGGGCGAACTGGCCCGGGTCCTGGACCTCCCGGTCCGGGACGTCATGACGTCTCCGGTGCGGACGATTGGTCCGGACGCGACGCTCGAGACGGCCGTCGAGGAGATGTTCGCCATCGGCGGATCGTCGCTCGTCGTCACCGAGGACGGCCACCCCCACGGAATCGTCACGAAGACCGACGTGCTCGATTCGCTCACCTGGGAAGCGGGCGGGAACCGGGCCGTGCAGGTCTACGGGGCCGACCTGCTCGACGACGTGCAGTACGAGGACGTCGTCGCGCTGATCGAGAAGTTCGACCAGCGCGACGGGGAGATGTCTCTGCTGGACGCGAAAGTCCATCTCCACGAGCACGACGAGAAACTCCGCGGGACGCCGCTGTTGCTCGCCCGGATCCGCCTGCACACGGACCGGGGGCTGTACATCGCCTCCGGAGAAGGCTACGGGGCGAGCCACGCGCTCAACGAGGCGCGAGACGTGCTCGAACGCCGGATTCGTGACCGCAAGACCTACGCTCAGACGAAAAAGCCCCCGAGCGAGGAGTTCTGGGAGAAGCGGTTCGGCTGGCTGCTCGAGGAGTGA
- a CDS encoding NifB/NifX family molybdenum-iron cluster-binding protein gives MQVCMPTLGEGGLDADVSHHFGRAPTYTVYDTDADEVAVYENDSDHRGGSGSPPETVVDLGADALVCVHLGERASEQFHEMGVPIYCGAEGTVEDALERFRNDDLTRERPGGDACREDDDHEHGHGSGGDEGHEHAGGDAR, from the coding sequence ATGCAAGTCTGTATGCCGACCCTCGGCGAGGGGGGTCTCGACGCCGACGTGTCCCATCACTTCGGTCGCGCGCCGACGTATACGGTCTACGATACCGACGCTGACGAGGTCGCCGTCTACGAAAACGACAGCGACCACCGCGGCGGGAGCGGATCGCCGCCGGAGACCGTGGTCGATCTCGGTGCCGACGCGCTCGTCTGTGTCCACCTCGGGGAGCGCGCGAGCGAGCAGTTCCACGAGATGGGCGTCCCGATCTACTGCGGGGCCGAGGGGACCGTCGAGGACGCCCTCGAGCGCTTTCGGAACGACGACCTCACGCGGGAGCGCCCCGGCGGCGACGCCTGTCGAGAGGACGACGATCACGAACACGGCCACGGTTCCGGCGGAGACGAGGGTCACGAACACGCCGGGGGTGACGCGCGATGA
- a CDS encoding MBL fold metallo-hydrolase gives MTRVTVLSDNEVVDSRPKGLRAEWGFAADVDGLLFDTGQTGIAADNADKLGLGPYETIVLSHGHYDHTKGLPAFVDDAEEIYVHPDAFEPKYHGEESIGLPYTREWIASYATINTHRDPVEVADGIHALGEIPRRYPDSSTGELRDSDGSTRPDPVRDDQSLAVEGEDGLGLVLGCCHAGLRNTIAHAEDVFDRPVRTVLGGTHLRSPDPDELDEIVAWVADRVDRIAPTHCTGHDARRKLEDAFGEDYERVGVGSTVEL, from the coding sequence ATGACGCGCGTGACGGTCCTCTCGGACAACGAGGTCGTCGACTCCCGACCCAAGGGGTTGCGGGCCGAGTGGGGCTTCGCCGCCGACGTCGACGGGCTGCTCTTCGACACCGGACAGACGGGGATCGCCGCAGACAACGCCGACAAACTGGGGCTGGGCCCCTACGAGACGATCGTGCTGAGCCACGGCCACTACGACCACACCAAGGGGCTGCCGGCGTTCGTCGACGACGCCGAAGAGATCTACGTCCATCCCGACGCGTTCGAGCCGAAATATCACGGCGAGGAGTCCATCGGCCTGCCGTACACCCGGGAGTGGATCGCCTCCTACGCGACGATCAACACCCACCGCGATCCGGTCGAAGTCGCCGACGGGATCCACGCGCTCGGGGAGATCCCGCGTCGCTATCCCGACAGTTCGACCGGCGAACTGCGAGACTCGGACGGCAGCACCCGCCCCGATCCCGTCCGCGACGACCAGTCGCTCGCCGTCGAGGGCGAAGACGGGCTCGGGCTGGTGCTCGGGTGCTGTCACGCCGGCCTGCGGAACACGATCGCCCACGCTGAGGACGTCTTCGATCGCCCCGTCCGGACCGTTCTCGGCGGGACGCACCTCCGGTCGCCCGATCCCGACGAACTCGACGAGATCGTCGCCTGGGTGGCCGACCGCGTCGATCGAATCGCACCCACGCACTGTACCGGCCACGACGCGCGCCGGAAACTCGAAGACGCGTTCGGCGAGGACTACGAACGCGTCGGCGTCGGCTCGACGGTCGAGCTGTGA
- a CDS encoding metal-dependent transcriptional regulator, producing MSEYPPAIDTELPVSPGEGRYLCGLLYRTLLDEPPIGNGELAEHLGVSGASVSEMIDAFDEAGFVEYEPYRGATLTDDGERLAREILWRRCVVTRFFDRISGVDLADEQAYQIGCLLEEEDVEALARQVDQPCRTRCQADSAEDCAELAV from the coding sequence ATGAGCGAGTATCCGCCGGCGATCGACACGGAACTGCCGGTCAGTCCCGGCGAAGGGCGGTATCTCTGCGGCCTGCTGTACCGGACGCTGCTGGACGAGCCGCCGATCGGCAACGGCGAACTCGCCGAGCACCTCGGCGTCAGCGGAGCCAGCGTCTCGGAGATGATCGACGCGTTCGACGAGGCCGGATTCGTCGAGTACGAGCCCTACCGCGGTGCCACGCTGACCGACGACGGCGAGCGACTCGCGAGGGAGATCCTCTGGCGGCGGTGTGTCGTCACGCGGTTCTTCGATCGGATTAGCGGCGTCGATCTGGCCGACGAGCAGGCCTATCAGATCGGCTGTCTGCTCGAAGAGGAAGACGTCGAGGCGCTCGCGCGGCAGGTCGACCAGCCCTGCCGGACCCGCTGTCAGGCCGACAGCGCCGAGGACTGCGCGGAGCTGGCTGTGTGA
- a CDS encoding SOUL family heme-binding protein — MDRLTKAALVGAGVGLLGWIGWGIYSTRTAKPVPYERLRRIDGAELRRYPETVLVETTAGDQWTAFRRLFRYISGSNSGAESISMTAPVETRAGTSISMTTPVRSETTERESVRMGFYLPTEYGPDTAPEPTESGVELVVEPEKTIAVRRFSWYAPQWRVDCHARRLLDALERGGIEPRGDPSLLRYNDPWTPPFLRRNEVAVEVAVE; from the coding sequence ATGGATCGACTGACGAAGGCGGCTCTTGTCGGTGCCGGGGTCGGGCTTCTCGGCTGGATCGGGTGGGGAATCTATTCGACGCGGACGGCGAAACCAGTGCCCTACGAGCGCCTCCGGCGGATCGACGGGGCCGAACTCAGACGCTATCCGGAGACGGTCCTCGTCGAGACGACCGCGGGCGACCAGTGGACGGCGTTTCGGCGGCTGTTCCGATATATCTCGGGATCCAACAGCGGCGCCGAGTCGATCTCGATGACGGCCCCCGTCGAGACACGGGCGGGGACGTCGATCTCGATGACGACGCCGGTACGTTCGGAGACGACCGAGCGCGAGAGCGTCCGCATGGGATTCTACCTCCCGACGGAGTACGGTCCCGACACGGCCCCGGAACCGACCGAGTCAGGTGTCGAACTCGTCGTCGAACCCGAGAAGACGATTGCAGTGCGCCGGTTTTCGTGGTACGCCCCCCAGTGGCGGGTCGATTGTCACGCGCGGCGGTTGCTCGACGCGCTCGAGCGCGGAGGGATCGAACCGCGCGGCGACCCGTCGCTGCTCCGGTACAACGACCCGTGGACGCCGCCGTTCCTGCGACGGAATGAGGTTGCGGTCGAAGTCGCCGTCGAGTGA
- a CDS encoding sulfite exporter TauE/SafE family protein, with product MATALAPELLVVLTLVIVVAGAVNGLAGFGFALVGTMVLATATDPAAAVVFMIAPILGVNLSLLRDLSLDDLRTCGRRFAPLVLAALVGTLFGLVVLERLPQGPLKVGLGLISLAFVASAQRVVRLPGLDRAREGCFVESTAGMIGVGAVSGLLFGGTNVGVQLVAYLRSCNLSHGVFVGVVAMVFLGLNAIRIGAAGALGLYPSVAFFLVSVVAVIPAVVGVAVGKRLRTSVDERGRRAVVLGLLAVIGVRLVAGGLGIA from the coding sequence ATGGCCACTGCCCTCGCGCCCGAGTTGCTCGTCGTGTTGACGCTCGTCATCGTCGTCGCCGGCGCGGTGAACGGGCTGGCCGGTTTCGGGTTCGCGCTGGTCGGCACGATGGTACTGGCGACAGCCACGGACCCGGCGGCTGCGGTCGTGTTCATGATCGCGCCGATCCTGGGCGTGAACCTCTCGTTGCTCCGGGACCTCTCGCTGGACGATCTGCGGACGTGCGGTCGGCGGTTCGCGCCGCTGGTCCTCGCGGCGCTGGTCGGGACGCTCTTCGGACTGGTCGTCCTCGAACGGCTCCCGCAGGGGCCGCTGAAGGTCGGCCTCGGGCTGATCTCGCTGGCCTTCGTCGCCAGCGCACAGCGAGTCGTCCGACTGCCGGGGCTCGACCGCGCCAGGGAGGGGTGTTTCGTCGAATCGACGGCCGGCATGATCGGCGTGGGTGCCGTCTCGGGACTGCTGTTCGGCGGGACGAACGTCGGCGTGCAGCTGGTCGCATACCTCCGGAGCTGTAACCTCTCACACGGGGTCTTCGTCGGCGTCGTGGCGATGGTCTTTCTGGGACTCAACGCGATCCGGATCGGGGCCGCCGGCGCGCTCGGCCTGTATCCCAGCGTCGCGTTCTTTCTCGTCTCGGTCGTCGCCGTGATTCCGGCCGTGGTCGGCGTCGCCGTCGGCAAGCGACTCCGGACCAGTGTCGACGAGCGCGGCCGACGGGCGGTCGTGCTCGGCCTGCTGGCGGTGATCGGGGTCCGACTGGTCGCGGGCGGGCTCGGGATCGCGTGA
- a CDS encoding L-lactate permease has protein sequence MVGTLTLAALAATPIAAAFALLVVFRWSAARAMGVGWIIVTVLGLAYWQMDPSWWLASAVYGGLSAIDIILIVFGAILLMNYLDISGAISTIRWHFSGIATDRRIQLLLIGLGFITIIEGVAGFGTPGALAAPLLIGLGFPPLGAAVFALFFNAPNPQFGAAGTPILGGVNAVIGEGKLAEAAEPITQAEFQALVSGYSGVVTGLTFSFWGVLGIFLLAYWFGDERERSLRGAARATAPVAPFAVVLGVVAGLTQWSIAWFVGTELPSIVAGFVVFGLGLAMADRGIFVPDESWTFPERERWSDEWLGGLSLDSISGDEPKKEMPVLLAWTPYLLVGVILLVTRWPTLDLVPTLQEFTVGIPAVLGYSDLSWNLQYLYLPGTMPFIPVAILTGFLYRMDSSDTVEAWRESVRQIAPAAVTLVVVVSLTQILIQSGADPASARFDAGMMDALSQAVAFGAGAALPAVAPWIGALGGFVTGSNTVSDILFAALQYDAAEQVGVSRSIVVALQNVGGGIGNMISVQNIAAISGVVGLTGREGDILRKTVVPTVLFALFAGAVGMVLVYVVATGAF, from the coding sequence ATGGTAGGGACGCTCACGCTGGCGGCTCTGGCGGCGACTCCGATCGCGGCGGCCTTCGCGCTGCTTGTGGTGTTCCGGTGGTCGGCAGCGCGGGCGATGGGCGTCGGCTGGATCATCGTGACGGTCCTCGGGCTTGCGTACTGGCAGATGGACCCGTCGTGGTGGCTTGCGTCCGCGGTCTACGGCGGACTGTCGGCCATCGATATCATCCTGATCGTCTTCGGGGCGATCCTGCTGATGAACTACCTGGACATCAGCGGTGCGATCTCGACGATCCGGTGGCACTTCAGCGGCATCGCGACCGACAGGCGGATCCAGTTGCTGTTGATCGGGCTCGGGTTCATCACGATCATCGAGGGCGTGGCCGGTTTCGGCACTCCCGGGGCGCTTGCCGCGCCGCTGTTGATCGGGCTGGGGTTCCCGCCGCTGGGCGCGGCCGTGTTCGCGCTGTTTTTCAACGCCCCGAACCCGCAGTTCGGTGCCGCGGGGACGCCGATCCTCGGCGGCGTCAACGCGGTCATCGGCGAAGGGAAGCTCGCGGAAGCGGCCGAACCGATCACGCAGGCCGAGTTTCAGGCGCTGGTCTCCGGGTACTCGGGCGTCGTCACCGGTCTGACCTTCTCGTTTTGGGGCGTGCTGGGGATCTTCCTGCTCGCGTACTGGTTCGGGGACGAACGCGAGCGGTCGCTGCGGGGCGCAGCCCGCGCGACCGCGCCGGTTGCGCCGTTCGCGGTCGTGCTCGGTGTCGTCGCCGGACTGACCCAGTGGTCGATCGCGTGGTTTGTCGGTACCGAACTCCCGTCGATCGTCGCTGGCTTCGTCGTCTTCGGGCTCGGGCTCGCCATGGCCGATCGGGGGATATTCGTTCCCGATGAGTCCTGGACGTTCCCCGAGCGCGAGAGGTGGTCGGACGAGTGGCTCGGCGGGCTGAGTCTCGACAGTATCTCCGGCGACGAACCGAAAAAGGAGATGCCCGTGCTCCTGGCCTGGACGCCGTACCTGCTCGTCGGCGTGATCCTGCTGGTCACCCGCTGGCCGACGCTCGATCTCGTCCCGACGCTGCAGGAGTTCACGGTCGGCATCCCGGCCGTGCTCGGATACAGCGATCTCTCGTGGAACCTGCAGTATCTCTACCTGCCCGGGACGATGCCGTTCATCCCGGTCGCGATTCTGACGGGCTTTCTCTACCGGATGGACAGCTCGGACACGGTCGAGGCCTGGCGCGAATCGGTCCGTCAGATTGCCCCGGCCGCGGTGACGCTTGTCGTCGTCGTCTCGCTGACCCAGATCCTGATCCAGTCGGGTGCCGACCCCGCCAGTGCCCGTTTCGACGCGGGGATGATGGACGCGCTCTCGCAAGCCGTCGCGTTCGGTGCTGGAGCGGCACTGCCGGCGGTCGCTCCCTGGATCGGTGCACTCGGCGGCTTCGTCACGGGATCGAACACCGTCTCGGACATCCTGTTCGCCGCGCTCCAGTACGACGCGGCCGAGCAAGTCGGCGTCTCCCGGTCGATCGTCGTCGCGCTCCAGAACGTCGGCGGCGGCATCGGGAACATGATCTCCGTCCAGAACATCGCCGCGATCAGCGGCGTGGTCGGACTCACCGGCCGCGAGGGTGACATCCTTCGCAAGACCGTCGTACCGACAGTCCTCTTTGCGCTGTTCGCCGGCGCGGTCGGGATGGTACTCGTGTACGTCGTCGCTACGGGGGCGTTCTAA
- a CDS encoding FaeA/PapI family transcriptional regulator: MAPRHGNGGKAGAGQSNRRGGRGGRGDGSGGKRHERRRERVRDEDGQFVETVDGETVLSVFEAVAGPVVTTTDVSDVLGVSTESARQKLNELVEAGELRRRKTGRTVVYWRVE, from the coding sequence ATGGCACCCAGACACGGAAACGGCGGCAAGGCTGGCGCTGGACAGTCGAACCGACGCGGTGGACGCGGCGGACGTGGCGACGGGTCCGGTGGGAAGCGCCACGAGCGACGACGCGAGCGCGTCCGCGACGAGGACGGACAGTTCGTCGAGACGGTCGACGGGGAGACCGTGCTGAGCGTCTTCGAGGCCGTCGCCGGACCGGTCGTCACGACGACGGACGTCTCGGACGTGCTCGGCGTGAGCACCGAATCGGCCCGACAGAAGCTCAACGAACTCGTCGAAGCGGGCGAGTTACGGCGGCGCAAGACCGGCCGTACGGTCGTCTACTGGCGGGTCGAATGA
- a CDS encoding FAD-binding and (Fe-S)-binding domain-containing protein: MSQKPHSDGVADPIVDPRANYDYQSTATDREGFVSDLRTRVDGDVRFDSYSRQLFATDASAYEQLPIGVVSPTSTADVVAVMEYCAQRDVPVLPRGGGTSLAGQAVNEAVVLDFKHYMDELLEVDPDARTARAQPGITIAHLDQALEPHDLKFAPDPAWGDKSALGGAIGNNTTGAHSLKYGKTDAYVEECEVVLADGTRTTLGWVDVDSLADRAREAEEDGSPIEARLYAEVDRILTEDAEEIEQRYPDLKRNVSGYNLDMLIENARERGEVNLARLLAGSEGTLAIVTEATVSLEPIPNETAVVLLTYDGVIPAMRDVAPILEHDPSAVEVMDDVFLDLARDTPDFADLVATLPDGTDSTLLVEFYAETPEQAREKVADLLADRLPGHDGAADPPADVSDSDDVYASDALEAYDDERQAKFWKMRKAGLPILLSRTTDEKHWPFVEDTAVPPENLPEYVTGMREIFDEHDTFAAYYAHAGPGVLHIRPLLNLKAEDGVETMREMADQITDLVIEHGGSVSGEHGDGRARTKWNRKLYGEDLWETFRDLKSAFDPDWLLNPGSVCGDFDPGENLRYDASSTFDADFEPVLNWDNDNGFQGMVELCHGCGGCTGHQDTTGGVMCPTYRAADEEITSTRGRANMLRSAMNGNLPEDPFDDEFVHEVMDLCIGCKGCKNDCPSGVDMAKLKAEVVHEYHQREGTSLRDNLFANVETVLWLGSAFAPLSNWAMQVPGSGLVMEKVLGIAQERDLPSFHRTTFRDWMDGRGGTRVPESEATRKALLLADPYTNYSHPYVGKAAVRVLEAAGVHVVVPDEVSDSGRPAFSKSMLDHARTTAEENVRALEPYVEDGWDVVAVEPSDAVMYQSDYLDLLATDATARVAANAYGVSEYIDVYDLDEHIEFDAPEESLAYHGHCQQKATKKDHHAAAVLRRAGYEVDAVDSACCGMAGSFGYEAEHVSMSKAIGSILFDQLDDSPASHPVAPGASCRSQLEDYDGEPPHPIEKVADAL; the protein is encoded by the coding sequence ATGTCACAGAAACCACATTCCGATGGCGTTGCAGATCCGATCGTCGATCCCCGCGCCAATTACGATTACCAGAGTACAGCGACCGACAGAGAAGGATTCGTCTCGGACCTCCGGACTCGCGTCGACGGCGACGTCCGGTTCGACAGCTACAGCCGACAGCTGTTCGCGACCGACGCCAGTGCCTACGAACAACTGCCGATCGGCGTCGTCTCGCCGACCTCGACGGCGGACGTCGTCGCCGTCATGGAGTACTGTGCACAGCGGGACGTTCCCGTGCTCCCCCGAGGCGGCGGGACGAGTCTCGCCGGTCAGGCGGTCAACGAGGCCGTCGTCCTGGACTTCAAACACTACATGGACGAGCTGCTCGAGGTCGACCCCGACGCGAGGACGGCACGAGCGCAACCGGGTATCACGATCGCCCATCTCGATCAGGCGCTCGAACCGCACGACCTCAAGTTCGCCCCCGACCCGGCGTGGGGCGACAAGAGCGCTCTCGGCGGTGCGATCGGGAACAACACGACCGGGGCACACTCGCTGAAGTACGGCAAGACCGACGCCTACGTCGAGGAATGTGAGGTCGTGCTCGCCGACGGCACCAGAACGACGCTCGGCTGGGTCGACGTCGACTCGCTTGCCGACCGTGCGCGGGAGGCCGAAGAAGACGGCTCCCCGATCGAGGCCCGGCTGTACGCCGAGGTCGATCGGATCCTCACCGAGGACGCCGAGGAGATCGAGCAACGGTACCCCGACCTGAAGCGCAACGTCTCGGGGTACAACCTCGACATGCTGATAGAGAACGCTCGCGAGCGGGGCGAGGTAAACCTCGCGCGGCTGCTGGCCGGCAGCGAGGGGACGCTCGCGATCGTCACCGAGGCGACGGTCTCGCTGGAACCGATTCCGAACGAGACGGCGGTCGTGCTGTTGACTTACGACGGTGTGATCCCCGCGATGCGCGACGTCGCCCCGATCCTCGAACACGATCCGTCCGCCGTCGAGGTGATGGACGACGTCTTTTTGGATCTGGCGCGGGACACGCCCGACTTCGCGGACCTCGTCGCGACGCTGCCCGACGGGACCGACTCGACGCTGCTGGTCGAGTTCTACGCCGAGACCCCCGAGCAAGCCAGAGAGAAAGTCGCAGACCTGCTCGCCGACCGGCTTCCCGGCCACGACGGGGCGGCTGATCCGCCCGCTGACGTCAGCGACTCCGACGACGTCTACGCCAGCGACGCGCTGGAGGCCTACGACGACGAGCGTCAGGCGAAGTTCTGGAAGATGCGAAAGGCCGGACTGCCGATCCTGCTCTCGCGAACGACCGACGAGAAACACTGGCCGTTCGTCGAGGACACGGCGGTCCCGCCCGAGAACCTGCCGGAGTACGTCACCGGCATGCGCGAGATTTTCGACGAGCACGACACCTTCGCCGCGTACTACGCCCACGCCGGCCCCGGCGTGTTGCACATTCGGCCCCTGCTGAACCTCAAGGCCGAGGACGGCGTCGAAACGATGCGGGAGATGGCCGATCAGATCACCGATCTGGTCATCGAACACGGCGGCTCGGTCTCCGGCGAGCACGGCGACGGCCGGGCCCGCACGAAGTGGAACCGGAAACTCTACGGCGAGGACCTCTGGGAGACGTTCCGGGACCTCAAGTCGGCGTTCGATCCCGACTGGTTGCTCAATCCCGGGAGCGTCTGCGGGGACTTCGACCCCGGCGAGAACCTCCGGTACGACGCCTCCTCCACCTTCGATGCCGACTTCGAGCCCGTCCTGAACTGGGACAACGACAACGGCTTCCAGGGGATGGTCGAACTCTGTCACGGCTGTGGCGGGTGTACCGGCCACCAGGACACCACCGGCGGCGTGATGTGTCCGACCTATCGCGCGGCCGACGAGGAGATCACGAGCACGCGCGGGCGAGCGAACATGCTCCGATCGGCGATGAACGGGAACCTGCCCGAGGACCCCTTCGACGACGAGTTCGTCCACGAGGTGATGGACCTCTGTATCGGCTGCAAGGGCTGTAAGAACGACTGTCCCAGCGGCGTCGACATGGCCAAACTCAAAGCCGAAGTCGTCCACGAGTACCACCAGCGCGAGGGGACGAGCCTGCGCGACAACCTGTTCGCGAACGTCGAGACGGTCCTCTGGCTCGGGAGCGCCTTCGCGCCGCTCTCGAACTGGGCGATGCAGGTTCCCGGCAGCGGGCTGGTGATGGAGAAGGTCCTCGGGATCGCCCAGGAGCGCGACCTCCCGTCGTTCCACCGGACGACGTTCAGAGACTGGATGGACGGACGCGGCGGAACGCGCGTGCCCGAGTCCGAGGCGACCCGAAAGGCGCTGCTGCTTGCCGATCCGTACACGAACTACAGCCACCCCTACGTCGGGAAGGCCGCCGTCCGCGTCCTCGAGGCCGCCGGCGTCCACGTCGTGGTACCCGACGAGGTCTCCGACAGCGGCCGACCGGCGTTCTCAAAGAGCATGCTCGATCACGCCCGGACGACCGCCGAGGAGAACGTCCGGGCGCTGGAACCGTACGTCGAAGACGGCTGGGACGTCGTCGCTGTCGAGCCGTCCGACGCCGTGATGTACCAGTCGGACTACCTGGATCTGCTAGCGACCGACGCGACCGCGCGCGTCGCGGCCAACGCCTACGGGGTCTCCGAATACATCGACGTCTACGACCTCGACGAGCACATCGAGTTCGACGCGCCCGAGGAGTCGCTTGCCTATCACGGCCACTGCCAGCAGAAGGCGACCAAGAAAGACCACCACGCGGCGGCCGTCCTGCGGCGGGCCGGCTACGAGGTCGACGCCGTCGACTCGGCGTGCTGTGGGATGGCCGGCTCGTTCGGGTACGAGGCCGAACACGTCTCGATGAGCAAGGCGATCGGCTCGATCCTGTTCGATCAGCTCGACGACTCGCCGGCTTCCCACCCCGTCGCACCCGGTGCGTCGTGTCGATCTCAGCTCGAAGACTACGACGGCGAGCCGCCACACCCGATCGAAAAAGTCGCAGACGCGCTCTAG
- a CDS encoding SDR family oxidoreductase: MDLQLEGNAALCTAATSGLGLASAEALAREGCDVAVCGTTDDHVEEAREHLQSVGDGDVLAVQADITDPDAVEAFVEATVEEFGRLDHVVTSAGGPPSGPFTETTERDWYQAYDLLVMSYVWTTRAALPHLRDGGGSIVAITSRSVREVIDDLVLSNSVRRAVIGLVKTQAREFAPEVRVNAVLPGAHETSRIQELVEAAVERGEYDDYEAGLADWAEDVPLERIGDPRELGDVVAFLASERASYVTGAGVPIDGGSMRS; encoded by the coding sequence ATGGACCTGCAACTCGAGGGAAACGCGGCACTCTGTACAGCGGCGACCAGCGGCCTCGGGCTGGCGAGCGCCGAAGCACTCGCCCGCGAGGGCTGTGACGTCGCCGTCTGTGGCACGACCGACGACCACGTCGAGGAGGCGCGCGAGCACCTGCAATCGGTCGGCGACGGCGACGTGCTGGCGGTGCAGGCGGACATCACCGATCCGGACGCTGTCGAGGCGTTCGTCGAGGCGACCGTCGAGGAGTTCGGCCGACTGGATCACGTCGTCACGAGCGCGGGCGGCCCGCCGAGCGGCCCGTTCACCGAGACGACCGAGCGCGACTGGTATCAGGCCTACGACCTGCTGGTGATGAGCTACGTCTGGACGACCCGGGCGGCGCTCCCCCACCTCCGGGACGGCGGCGGCTCGATCGTCGCGATCACCTCCCGGTCGGTCAGGGAGGTCATCGACGACCTCGTGCTGTCGAACTCGGTCCGGCGGGCGGTGATCGGCCTCGTCAAGACCCAGGCCAGAGAGTTCGCACCCGAGGTCCGGGTCAACGCCGTGTTGCCCGGCGCACACGAGACCAGCCGGATTCAGGAACTGGTCGAGGCCGCCGTCGAACGCGGCGAGTACGACGACTACGAGGCGGGGCTGGCCGACTGGGCCGAGGACGTCCCGCTCGAGCGGATCGGCGATCCCCGGGAACTCGGGGACGTGGTGGCGTTTCTGGCGAGCGAGCGGGCGAGTTACGTCACGGGGGCGGGCGTGCCGATCGACGGGGGATCGATGCGCAGCTGA